A genomic stretch from Juglans microcarpa x Juglans regia isolate MS1-56 chromosome 3S, Jm3101_v1.0, whole genome shotgun sequence includes:
- the LOC121258703 gene encoding uncharacterized protein LOC121258703: MDDFNDWIHQGGLMEMATKGSVFTWCNGQSGLAHSWAWLDHALTNSSFINLFPNAICSYLSCSTSDHAPMFIEFKKDPFSYGPAPFRFQQMWVDHHGFLDCVKFAWNLRVKGSVLQILSRRLKQTKVIMLQEWNKRVFGCTLGRIDALEKQVEVIEQQLQTNWEVNLERDLQEAVSDLASWRRREEIRLAQMTKSKWKVEGDRNSKFFHACLANKRIKRVLEIRSNEVVHESPESIHQGAVEFFQTSLQGEPLVEQPRLEGLIDPIILEEDNVSLLHPPTLEEVFEALSSIPNHSTPGPDGQRSVRVLQQILSQYERWSGQTINVQKSALYC, encoded by the exons atggatgattttaatgatTGGATTCACCAAGGGGGTCTTATGGAAATGGCTACGAAAGGGAGTGTTTtcacttggtgtaatgggcagtcGGGTTTGGCCCACTCGTGGGCGTGGCTTGATCACGCTCTAACAAATAGttctttcattaatttgtttccTAATGCTATTTGTTCTTATTTGTCGTGTTCTACTTCAGATCATGCTCCCATGTTCATCGAGTTCAAAAAagatcctttctcttatgggCCGGCTCCGTTTCGtttccaacaaatgtgggtggatcatcATGGTTTCCTAGATTGTGTTAAGTTTGCTTGGAATTTACGGGTGAAAGGTTCTGTGTTACAGATTTTAAGCAGGAGATTAAAACAGACAAAGGTGATAATGCTTCAGGAATGGAACAAAAGGGTATTTGGCTGCACTTTGGGTCGTATTGATGCCCTTGAAAAACAAGTTGAGGTGATTGAACAACAACTTCAAACGAATTGGGAGGTAAATTTGGAGAGGGATCTACAAGAGGCAGTCTCGGATCTAGCTAGTTGGAGGCGCCGGGAAGAGATCAGATTGGCACAAATGACTAAGTCGAAATGGAAGGTGGAGGGCGATCGTAActcaaagttttttcatgcttgtctTGCTAACAAGAGAATCAAAAGAGTGCTAGAAATAAGATCGAATGAGGTGGTTCATGAGAGTCCAGAAAGCATACACCAAGGGGCAGTTGAGTTTTTTCAAACCTCACTTCAAGGAGAACCACTCGTAGAACAACCTAGACTGGAAGGGCTCATTGATCCGATCATTTTAGAGGAGGACAATGTCTCCCTGCTTCACCCACCTACGCTAGAGGAAGTGTTTGAGGCCTTGTCATCCATTCCAAATCACAGTACTCCGGGCCCTGATGG tCAGAGGTCGGTGCGGGTTCTTCAACAAATTCTGAGTCAATATGAGAGGTGGTCGGGACAAACTATCAATGTTCAGAAATCTGCTTTGTATTGTTAA